A window of the Sphingomonas piscis genome harbors these coding sequences:
- a CDS encoding ABC transporter ATP-binding protein gives MASQKDGADSMISARNIRLTLGARGAETEILKGVDLDIRAGESLAILGPSGSGKSSLMAVLSGLERATSGELTVAGVDYSSLSEDDLARARRGKIGIVLQAFHLLPTMTALENVAVPLELAGASDAFATAEAELMAVGLGHRLAHFPSQLSGGEQQRVAIARAVAPKPAIIFADEPTGNLDQSTSAGIVDLLFERQKSASATLIIITHDQTLADRCGRIIRMQDGTIASDSAA, from the coding sequence ATGGCCAGTCAGAAGGACGGCGCCGATAGCATGATCAGCGCCCGAAACATCAGGTTAACCTTGGGCGCGCGCGGCGCCGAGACAGAGATCCTCAAAGGCGTCGACCTCGATATTCGTGCCGGGGAGAGCCTTGCGATCCTGGGGCCGTCCGGCTCGGGTAAATCCTCGTTGATGGCGGTCCTGTCCGGACTCGAGCGGGCAACTTCCGGTGAGCTGACGGTTGCCGGGGTCGATTATTCGAGCCTCAGTGAAGACGATCTTGCCCGTGCGCGGCGGGGCAAGATAGGCATTGTGTTGCAGGCATTTCACCTGCTTCCGACCATGACGGCGCTGGAGAATGTGGCCGTGCCGTTGGAGCTTGCGGGTGCTAGCGACGCATTTGCCACCGCCGAAGCGGAACTGATGGCAGTAGGTCTCGGTCACCGCCTTGCCCATTTTCCCTCGCAATTGTCGGGCGGAGAACAGCAACGCGTGGCAATAGCCCGCGCCGTGGCGCCGAAGCCCGCAATCATCTTCGCTGACGAGCCCACCGGAAATCTTGACCAGTCCACAAGCGCCGGGATCGTCGATCTGCTGTTCGAGCGTCAGAAGTCCGCCTCGGCAACTTTGATCATCATCACGCACGACCAGACGCTCGCCGACCGTTGCGGAAGGATCATCCGGATGCAGGACGGCACGATCGCCTCGGACAGCGCCGCTTGA
- a CDS encoding arylesterase, which translates to MAAVHLLASSCSPEAQPAQRSEKSEPTALAGEPQGVGKLVLAFGDSLYAGYGLAPNESFPAQLEQALRKSGVAVSVQNAGVSGDTTAAGLERLEFTLAGLPRVPDLAIVGLGGNDMLRGLDPAVTRRNLQSICGRLRERGIPVVLTGMLAPPNLGADYRRRFDAVFPDVAKQCGAALYPFFLQGVVTDSALMLPDRIHPNREGVQRVVRAIAPTIGAELAKAPSRQ; encoded by the coding sequence GTGGCCGCCGTCCACCTGCTTGCGTCGTCCTGCTCGCCGGAAGCGCAGCCTGCGCAGCGTTCGGAGAAGAGTGAGCCCACCGCCTTGGCGGGCGAGCCGCAGGGGGTCGGGAAGCTGGTCCTCGCCTTCGGGGATAGCCTTTATGCCGGCTATGGCCTGGCTCCCAATGAAAGCTTTCCGGCGCAACTGGAGCAGGCCTTGCGCAAGAGCGGCGTCGCCGTCAGCGTGCAGAATGCCGGCGTGTCGGGCGATACCACGGCAGCGGGACTGGAGCGGCTCGAATTCACGCTCGCCGGACTGCCACGGGTCCCTGACCTTGCCATCGTCGGACTTGGTGGGAACGACATGTTGCGGGGGCTTGATCCGGCCGTGACCCGCCGCAACCTCCAATCGATCTGCGGGCGATTGCGTGAACGCGGCATTCCGGTGGTACTGACCGGTATGCTCGCGCCGCCCAACCTCGGCGCCGACTACCGCCGCCGGTTCGATGCGGTTTTCCCGGACGTCGCAAAGCAATGCGGCGCAGCGCTCTACCCATTCTTTCTTCAGGGCGTGGTTACGGATTCGGCGTTGATGCTGCCGGACCGGATCCATCCCAACCGCGAGGGTGTGCAGAGGGTGGTCCGCGCAATTGCGCCCACGATCGGGGCCGAGCTCGCGAAAGCGCCGTCGCGTCAGTGA
- a CDS encoding integration host factor subunit beta: MIRSELVQKLCTDFPDLTQREIETAVNAFFDSITEQLASGGRVELRGFGAFSTRGRDARVGRNPRTGEAVDVDAKRVPYFKPGKEMRERLNLGEVTAE; this comes from the coding sequence ATGATTCGTTCGGAACTAGTGCAGAAACTGTGCACCGACTTTCCTGACCTCACGCAGCGTGAGATCGAGACGGCTGTAAACGCGTTCTTCGACTCCATCACCGAACAGCTTGCCAGTGGCGGCCGTGTCGAGCTTCGTGGCTTTGGCGCCTTCTCGACCCGGGGCCGCGATGCCCGCGTCGGGCGCAACCCGCGCACCGGCGAGGCTGTCGATGTCGACGCCAAGCGCGTCCCATATTTCAAGCCCGGCAAGGAAATGCGCGAGCGCTTGAACCTTGGCGAAGTGACCGCCGAATAA
- the rpsA gene encoding 30S ribosomal protein S1, with the protein MATAAFPTRDDFAALLNQSLGGENETFEGKVVKGTVTAIENDLAVIDVGLKSEGRVPLREFAAPGQKAELNVGDEVEVYVDRVENSNGEAMLSRDRARREAAWDKLEKEFEAGNRVDGVIFGRVKGGFTVDLGGAVAFLPGSQVDIRPVRDVGPLMDIAQPFQILKMDRRRGNIVVSRRAILEETRAEQRSGLIQSLAEGQVIDGVVKNITDYGAFVDLGGIDGLLHVTDISYKRVNHPSEVLNIGDTVKVQIVRINRDTQRISLGMKQLESDPWEGAAAKYPLEGTFRGRVTNITEYGAFVELEPGIEGLVHVSEMSWTKKNVHPGKIVSTSQEVDVKVLEVDEEKRRISLGLKQAQSNPWSDFAEKHPVGSQVEGEVKNATEFGLFIGLEGDVDGMVHMSDIAWGVSGEEALQLHHKGETVTAVVLDVDVEKERISLGMKQLERGGVSAAGASGGAGVNKNDVVTVTVLEVRDGGLEVQVGDDGVTGFIKRTDLGRDRDEQRPERFQVGQKFDAMVIGFDRSKKPNFSIKAMQIAEEKQAVAQYGSSDSGASLGDILGEALKQAKKQ; encoded by the coding sequence ATGGCGACAGCAGCCTTTCCGACCCGCGACGATTTCGCGGCCCTCCTGAACCAGAGCCTAGGTGGCGAAAACGAAACCTTCGAAGGCAAGGTGGTGAAGGGCACCGTCACTGCGATCGAAAATGATCTCGCGGTGATTGACGTCGGATTGAAGTCGGAAGGCCGTGTTCCGCTGCGCGAGTTCGCCGCTCCGGGCCAGAAGGCCGAGCTGAACGTTGGCGACGAAGTCGAAGTTTATGTCGACCGCGTCGAGAATTCCAACGGCGAAGCCATGCTCAGCCGCGACCGCGCACGCCGCGAAGCCGCCTGGGACAAGCTTGAAAAGGAATTCGAAGCCGGCAACCGCGTCGACGGCGTGATCTTCGGCCGCGTCAAGGGCGGCTTCACCGTCGACCTCGGCGGCGCCGTGGCGTTCCTTCCCGGTTCGCAGGTGGACATCCGTCCGGTCCGCGACGTCGGCCCGCTGATGGACATCGCCCAGCCGTTCCAGATTTTGAAGATGGACCGCCGCCGCGGCAACATCGTCGTGTCGCGTCGCGCCATCCTTGAGGAAACCCGCGCCGAGCAGCGTTCGGGCCTGATCCAGTCGCTGGCCGAGGGCCAGGTGATCGACGGCGTCGTCAAGAACATCACCGATTACGGCGCCTTCGTGGACCTGGGCGGCATCGACGGCCTGCTGCACGTCACCGACATCAGCTACAAGCGCGTCAATCACCCGTCCGAGGTGCTGAACATCGGCGACACGGTGAAGGTGCAGATCGTCCGCATCAACCGCGACACGCAGCGCATCAGCCTCGGCATGAAGCAGCTCGAGAGCGATCCGTGGGAAGGCGCCGCCGCCAAGTATCCGCTGGAAGGCACTTTCCGCGGCCGCGTCACCAACATCACCGAATATGGCGCCTTCGTGGAGCTGGAACCGGGTATCGAAGGGCTGGTCCACGTTTCGGAGATGAGCTGGACCAAGAAGAACGTCCACCCGGGCAAGATCGTCAGCACTTCGCAGGAAGTGGACGTCAAGGTGCTCGAGGTCGACGAGGAGAAGCGCCGGATTTCGCTGGGCCTCAAGCAGGCTCAGTCGAACCCCTGGTCGGACTTCGCCGAGAAGCATCCCGTCGGTTCGCAGGTCGAAGGCGAAGTCAAGAATGCGACCGAGTTCGGACTGTTCATCGGCCTGGAAGGCGACGTCGACGGCATGGTCCACATGTCGGACATCGCCTGGGGCGTGTCGGGCGAGGAAGCGCTTCAGCTTCATCACAAGGGCGAGACGGTCACGGCCGTCGTTCTCGACGTGGATGTCGAGAAGGAGCGCATCAGCCTTGGCATGAAGCAGCTTGAGCGCGGCGGCGTGTCGGCTGCGGGTGCCTCTGGCGGCGCTGGCGTCAACAAGAACGACGTGGTTACCGTCACCGTTCTCGAAGTCCGCGACGGCGGCCTTGAAGTTCAGGTCGGCGACGATGGCGTGACCGGCTTCATCAAGCGCACCGATCTCGGCCGCGATCGCGACGAGCAGCGTCCGGAGCGTTTCCAGGTCGGCCAGAAGTTCGATGCAATGGTCATCGGCTTCGACCGTTCCAAGAAGCCCAACTTCTCGATCAAGGCGATGCAGATCGCCGAAGAGAAGCAGGCCGTCGCCCAGTACGGTTCGTCGGACTCGGGTGCATCGCTCGGCGACATCCTTGGCGAAGCCCTGAAGCAGGCGAAAAAGCAGTAA